One genomic region from Fictibacillus marinisediminis encodes:
- the glpX gene encoding class II fructose-bisphosphatase: MERSLSMELVRVTEAAALASARWMGRGVKDEADDAATTAMRDVFDTVPMKGTVVIGEGEMDEAPMLYIGEKLGTGYGPRVDVAVDPLEGTNIVASGTWNALAVLAVADHGNLLHAPDMYMDKIAVGPEAVGQIDIDAPTIDNLRAVAKARNKDIEDLVAIVLNRPRHEKVIQEIREAGARIKLISDGDVAAAINTAFEGTGVDILFGSGGAPEGVIAAVALKCLGGEIQGKLLPQNDSELERCRRMGIIDINKVLRMEDLVKGDDAIFAATGVTDGELLKGVQFKGTIGTTHSVVMRAKSGTVRFIDGRHSLKKKPDLVIRP; this comes from the coding sequence ATGGAACGTAGTTTATCAATGGAACTAGTACGTGTTACAGAAGCCGCAGCACTTGCTTCGGCCCGTTGGATGGGCCGGGGCGTAAAGGATGAAGCAGATGATGCAGCAACAACTGCCATGCGCGATGTTTTTGATACTGTCCCGATGAAGGGAACGGTCGTCATTGGCGAGGGAGAAATGGACGAGGCTCCTATGCTTTACATTGGTGAAAAGCTGGGAACAGGCTATGGCCCGCGTGTAGATGTAGCGGTTGATCCTCTTGAAGGAACGAACATTGTGGCTTCCGGAACCTGGAATGCTTTAGCTGTTTTGGCTGTGGCGGACCACGGAAACCTTCTGCATGCACCGGATATGTATATGGATAAAATTGCCGTAGGTCCAGAAGCGGTAGGCCAGATCGACATCGATGCACCAACCATCGACAACCTAAGAGCCGTTGCCAAAGCACGAAATAAGGACATTGAGGACCTTGTTGCCATCGTCCTTAACCGCCCAAGACATGAGAAAGTCATCCAGGAGATCAGAGAAGCGGGTGCAAGAATTAAGCTGATTTCTGATGGTGATGTGGCTGCAGCCATTAATACAGCATTTGAAGGAACAGGCGTGGATATCTTATTTGGATCAGGAGGAGCTCCTGAAGGTGTCATTGCCGCAGTAGCCTTAAAGTGCCTTGGTGGAGAAATACAAGGTAAATTGCTTCCCCAAAATGACTCAGAATTAGAACGCTGCCGCAGAATGGGGATCATCGACATTAATAAAGTCCTCCGTATGGAAGATCTCGTCAAAGGCGATGATGCGATTTTTGCTGCAACAGGTGTAACAGACGGAGAACTCTTAAAAGGTGTCCAGTTTAAAGGGACGATTGGTACGACGCACTCTGTCGTCATGCGTGCAAAGTCTGGTACCGTTCGATTTATCGATGGGCGCCACAGCCTGAAAAAGAAACCTGATCTCGTTATTAGACCATAG
- a CDS encoding UDP-N-acetylglucosamine 1-carboxyvinyltransferase has product MEQKLMIEGGYPLEGTVHISGAKNSAVALIPATILAESQVIIDQLPNISDVRLLRDLLEEIGGEAELDENNSLTVNPEKMIAMPLPNGKVKKLRASYYLMGAMLGRFKKAVIGLPGGCNLGPRPIDQHIKGFEALGAKVTNEQGAIYLRADELIGARIYLDVVSVGATINIMLAAVRAKGQTIIENAAKEPEIIDVATLLTSMGAKIKGAGTDVIRIDGVDHLHGCRHSIIPDRIEAGTYMILAAAVGQQVLIDNVIPLHLESLIAKLREMGVHIETKDDQVLIHNSGNPLKSVDIKTLVYPGFPTDLQQPFTSLLTKAEGTSIVTDTIYSARFKHIDELRRMGANVKVEGRSAIINGQARLEGAKVKASDLRAGAALVVAGLMSEGITEVSGLEHIDRGYESLVDKLLGLGAKIWRENLDVEEMEEIEK; this is encoded by the coding sequence ATGGAACAGAAGCTTATGATTGAAGGGGGTTATCCTCTTGAAGGAACCGTTCATATTAGCGGAGCCAAGAACAGTGCGGTTGCATTAATCCCTGCTACCATTCTTGCAGAATCCCAAGTCATCATAGATCAGCTGCCTAATATATCAGATGTACGTTTGTTAAGAGATTTGTTGGAAGAAATCGGCGGAGAAGCCGAATTGGATGAAAATAATTCTTTGACTGTTAATCCGGAAAAAATGATTGCTATGCCTCTTCCCAACGGAAAGGTTAAGAAACTTAGAGCCTCTTATTATCTCATGGGTGCTATGCTTGGCCGTTTCAAAAAAGCTGTTATTGGTCTTCCGGGAGGCTGTAATCTTGGCCCAAGGCCTATTGATCAGCATATTAAAGGCTTTGAGGCATTAGGTGCAAAAGTTACCAATGAGCAAGGAGCCATCTACCTACGTGCAGATGAGCTCATCGGTGCACGAATCTATTTGGACGTAGTGAGTGTTGGCGCGACAATTAACATTATGCTTGCTGCGGTTAGAGCGAAGGGCCAAACGATCATTGAAAACGCGGCAAAAGAGCCTGAAATTATTGATGTTGCCACTCTTCTTACGAGTATGGGAGCAAAAATTAAAGGTGCGGGTACAGATGTGATCCGAATCGACGGAGTTGACCATCTTCACGGATGCCGCCACTCTATCATTCCAGACCGAATCGAAGCAGGTACCTACATGATATTGGCAGCTGCGGTAGGCCAGCAAGTATTAATAGACAATGTTATTCCGCTTCATTTAGAGTCATTGATTGCCAAGCTCCGGGAGATGGGCGTTCATATAGAAACAAAAGATGATCAGGTCCTTATTCATAACAGTGGAAATCCGTTAAAAAGTGTAGATATTAAGACTCTGGTTTATCCGGGTTTTCCTACAGATCTTCAGCAGCCATTCACTTCATTGCTCACGAAGGCGGAAGGAACGAGTATTGTAACGGATACCATTTACTCTGCACGATTTAAGCATATTGATGAGTTGAGAAGGATGGGTGCCAACGTGAAGGTAGAAGGCCGATCTGCCATAATTAATGGACAGGCCCGCCTTGAGGGTGCCAAAGTAAAAGCCAGTGATCTGCGTGCAGGAGCGGCTCTTGTGGTTGCCGGTCTTATGTCAGAAGGCATCACAGAAGTTTCAGGTCTTGAACATATTGATCGCGGCTACGAATCCCTTGTCGATAAACTGTTGGGGCTTGGCGCGAAAATCTGGCGTGAAAATCTTGATGTCGAGGAAATGGAAGAGATCGAGAAATAG
- the fsa gene encoding fructose-6-phosphate aldolase yields MKFFIDTANIDEIREAHELGILSGVTTNPTLVAKEGVDFHDRIREIAALVPGSVSAEVISLKAEEMIEEGKVLAAIAPNITVKVPMTTEGLKAVKAFSEMNIKTNVTLIFNANQALLAARAGATYVSPFLGRLDDIGQDGLGLISQIAEIFAIHELPAQIIAASVRHPVHVTEAALRGAHIATIPLKVIKGLVSHPLTDQGIERFLSDWEAVKNRG; encoded by the coding sequence ATGAAATTTTTTATTGATACTGCAAATATTGACGAAATCCGCGAAGCACATGAGCTTGGCATTTTATCAGGGGTTACAACAAACCCAACTTTAGTGGCGAAAGAAGGCGTTGATTTTCATGACCGCATTCGTGAGATCGCTGCTCTTGTTCCTGGTTCTGTTAGTGCCGAAGTTATTTCATTAAAAGCGGAAGAAATGATTGAAGAAGGAAAAGTGCTTGCTGCCATCGCACCGAACATTACGGTTAAAGTTCCGATGACTACAGAGGGCTTGAAAGCAGTAAAGGCGTTTAGTGAAATGAACATTAAAACCAATGTTACATTGATCTTTAATGCCAACCAGGCGTTACTGGCTGCAAGAGCGGGTGCTACTTATGTATCACCATTCCTTGGAAGACTCGATGACATCGGACAAGATGGTTTAGGTTTGATTTCACAAATCGCTGAAATCTTTGCGATCCACGAACTTCCTGCCCAAATCATCGCAGCTTCTGTCCGCCATCCGGTGCACGTAACAGAAGCAGCCCTTCGCGGAGCACACATTGCAACGATTCCGCTCAAGGTCATCAAGGGCCTCGTGAGCCACCCATTAACTGACCAAGGGATTGAGCGTTTCTTAAGCGATTGGGAAGCTGTTAAAAACCGCGGCTAG
- the fba gene encoding class II fructose-1,6-bisphosphate aldolase → MPLVSMKEMLEKGKTEGYAVGQFNINNLEFTQAILKAAQEEKSPVILGVSEGAARYMGGFKLVVSMVKELIEEYKVTVPVAIHLDHGSSYQKCAEAIHAGFTSVMIDGSHFPLEENIALTKKVVELAHFHGVSVEAELGRIGGQEDDLVVDDAEAAYAIPSECDQLVRETGVDCFAPALGSVHGPYKGEPNLGFDRMKEVNELTGVPLVLHGGTGIPTHDIQKAISLGTAKINVNTENQIASFNAVKEFIAANPDKYDPRKYLTAARDAIHETVQGKMREFGSSNKA, encoded by the coding sequence ATGCCTTTAGTGTCAATGAAAGAAATGCTCGAAAAAGGAAAAACGGAAGGATATGCTGTCGGTCAATTCAACATTAATAACCTTGAATTTACCCAAGCAATTCTCAAAGCTGCTCAGGAAGAAAAATCTCCGGTAATTCTTGGCGTTTCAGAAGGCGCTGCTCGTTACATGGGTGGTTTTAAACTTGTCGTCAGCATGGTTAAAGAACTAATCGAAGAATATAAAGTAACTGTACCGGTTGCGATCCACCTGGATCATGGCTCCAGCTACCAAAAATGTGCTGAAGCAATCCATGCCGGTTTCACTTCCGTTATGATTGACGGATCTCATTTCCCGCTTGAGGAAAACATTGCATTAACGAAAAAAGTTGTTGAACTTGCTCACTTCCACGGTGTGTCAGTTGAAGCTGAACTGGGCCGTATCGGCGGACAGGAAGATGATCTTGTAGTTGATGATGCTGAAGCAGCATACGCTATTCCTTCTGAATGTGATCAGCTTGTACGTGAAACAGGTGTAGATTGCTTTGCTCCTGCACTAGGAAGCGTGCACGGACCTTACAAAGGTGAGCCGAACCTTGGCTTCGACCGCATGAAAGAAGTAAATGAATTAACTGGTGTTCCTCTTGTACTTCATGGCGGAACAGGAATCCCTACACACGATATTCAAAAAGCAATCTCTTTAGGTACAGCTAAAATCAATGTAAATACTGAAAACCAAATTGCGTCTTTCAATGCAGTAAAAGAATTTATTGCTGCCAACCCAGATAAATACGATCCACGTAAATACCTTACTGCTGCCCGTGACGCAATCCATGAAACAGTTCAAGGTAAAATGCGCGAGTTCGGTTCTTCAAACAAGGCGTAA
- a CDS encoding response regulator — MSKILIVDDQYGIRILLNEIFQKEGYQTFQAANGVQALSIVEEETPDLVILDMKIPGMDGLEILRHVKKMNSSIQVIIMTAYGELDMIHEAIKLGAITHFAKPFDIDEIRAAVRKELPISAG; from the coding sequence TTGAGTAAAATATTGATTGTGGATGACCAATACGGAATTCGGATTCTTTTAAATGAGATTTTTCAAAAAGAGGGGTATCAGACGTTTCAGGCTGCAAACGGCGTGCAGGCTCTTTCGATCGTTGAAGAGGAAACACCGGATCTTGTGATTTTGGATATGAAAATTCCAGGGATGGACGGACTGGAAATTTTACGCCATGTCAAAAAAATGAATTCCTCCATTCAAGTCATCATCATGACCGCTTATGGCGAATTGGATATGATCCATGAAGCGATAAAGCTCGGGGCCATCACCCATTTTGCGAAACCGTTCGACATTGATGAAATTCGCGCAGCGGTGAGGAAAGAATTACCAATTAGCGCGGGATAA
- a CDS encoding DUF2529 family protein, with the protein MLKIFSTQLNGIFSKIQQDNEFAFEDAARLLAQTVLSQGTVYFTGKDEMEAVCAEGIHGQEAFSNAKRLNASEISGLTSVDTVIASARFHCDQQTLALLQEIKHNTDANLIFLASQNEKEEETVPYCDAFIDLKVKKGLVPSENGERVGIPSAMAGLFAYHALFLTAKEILEEYED; encoded by the coding sequence ATGTTAAAGATATTTTCCACCCAGCTTAATGGGATTTTTTCTAAAATCCAGCAGGATAATGAATTTGCCTTTGAAGATGCAGCCAGGCTCTTAGCCCAAACGGTTCTATCGCAAGGCACTGTCTATTTTACAGGAAAAGATGAGATGGAGGCAGTGTGTGCTGAAGGAATCCATGGACAAGAGGCTTTTTCCAATGCTAAGCGGCTTAACGCTTCAGAGATCAGCGGCTTAACAAGCGTAGACACTGTAATCGCATCTGCCCGGTTTCATTGCGATCAGCAAACACTCGCCCTATTGCAGGAAATAAAGCACAACACGGATGCAAACCTCATTTTCCTTGCTTCTCAAAACGAAAAAGAGGAAGAAACGGTACCATATTGCGATGCTTTTATTGATTTAAAGGTAAAAAAAGGACTTGTTCCATCTGAAAATGGGGAACGAGTAGGAATTCCTTCCGCCATGGCAGGTTTATTTGCCTATCATGCCTTGTTTTTAACGGCAAAAGAGATACTTGAAGAGTACGAAGATTGA
- a CDS encoding CTP synthase, whose product MAKYIFVTGGVVSSLGKGITAASLGRLLKNRGVKVTTQKFDPYINVDPGTMSPYQHGEVFVTDDGAETDLDLGHYERFIDINLNKFSSVTTGKIYSTVLRKERRGEYLGGTVQVIPHVTNEIKERVFRAGRETNADVVITEIGGTVGDIESLPFLEAIRQIKSDVGSENVMYIHCTLIPYIKAAGELKTKPTQHSVKELRSLGIQPNIIVVRTEMPVSDDMKEKIGLFCDIDPKAVIEARDADTLYRVPIDLQEQNMDQIVCDHLKLDCKEADMGEWKGLIDRVLNLSGKAKIALVGKYVALQDAYISVVESLRHAGYHHDADIDIQWINSEDVTKENVAETLKDVDGILVPGGFGDRGVEGKILAIQYARENKVPYLGICLGMQLASVEFARNVLGMDGAHSTELLPSTEYPIIDLLPEQKDVEDLGGTLRLGLYPCKLNEGSKAYDAYQDEVVYERHRHRYEFNNEYRDQMEKEGFVFSGTSPDGRLVEIIELKDHPWFVASQFHPEFISRPTRPQPLFREFIGAALQMKN is encoded by the coding sequence ATGGCAAAGTATATTTTTGTAACAGGCGGAGTGGTTTCGTCTCTTGGAAAAGGGATTACTGCAGCTTCCTTGGGCCGATTGTTAAAAAACAGAGGCGTTAAGGTAACTACCCAAAAGTTCGATCCTTATATTAACGTGGATCCGGGAACGATGAGTCCTTATCAGCACGGCGAAGTTTTCGTAACAGATGACGGCGCTGAAACAGACCTCGACCTTGGACACTATGAGCGTTTCATTGATATTAACCTAAATAAATTCAGTTCTGTTACAACGGGTAAGATTTACTCTACTGTTCTCCGCAAAGAAAGAAGAGGAGAGTATCTGGGCGGCACAGTACAGGTTATTCCTCACGTCACCAATGAAATTAAAGAGCGTGTATTCCGCGCGGGCCGTGAGACTAACGCTGATGTAGTCATCACTGAAATCGGGGGAACGGTAGGAGATATTGAAAGTTTGCCATTCCTTGAAGCCATCCGCCAGATCAAGAGTGATGTTGGTTCGGAAAATGTGATGTATATCCACTGTACTCTTATTCCTTACATTAAAGCTGCCGGTGAGTTGAAAACAAAACCGACACAGCACAGCGTAAAGGAACTTCGAAGCCTTGGAATTCAGCCAAACATCATCGTCGTTCGAACGGAAATGCCAGTCTCTGACGATATGAAAGAAAAAATCGGCCTCTTCTGTGATATTGATCCAAAAGCGGTCATTGAAGCACGTGACGCAGATACTCTGTACCGTGTTCCGATCGACCTTCAAGAACAAAATATGGATCAGATCGTTTGCGACCACTTAAAATTGGACTGCAAAGAGGCTGACATGGGTGAATGGAAAGGCTTGATCGACCGCGTACTGAACTTGTCAGGAAAAGCAAAAATCGCATTGGTCGGAAAATACGTAGCACTTCAGGATGCCTACATTTCAGTGGTTGAATCCTTGCGCCATGCAGGATATCACCATGATGCGGATATTGATATCCAATGGATCAACTCTGAAGATGTAACAAAAGAAAATGTGGCTGAAACACTGAAGGATGTAGATGGAATCCTTGTTCCCGGCGGTTTCGGAGACCGTGGTGTGGAAGGGAAAATCCTCGCGATCCAGTATGCCCGCGAGAATAAAGTTCCTTACCTCGGAATCTGCCTTGGCATGCAGCTGGCGTCTGTTGAATTTGCGCGCAATGTGCTGGGCATGGATGGTGCACATTCCACAGAACTTCTTCCGTCCACCGAGTATCCGATTATCGATTTGCTTCCTGAGCAAAAAGATGTGGAAGACCTTGGCGGTACACTTCGTCTAGGGCTTTATCCATGTAAGCTTAACGAAGGATCCAAAGCATATGATGCTTATCAGGATGAAGTGGTTTATGAGCGCCACCGCCACCGTTACGAGTTCAATAATGAATATCGTGACCAAATGGAGAAGGAAGGTTTTGTATTTTCGGGAACCAGCCCTGATGGCCGTTTAGTCGAGATTATCGAACTTAAAGATCACCCTTGGTTTGTCGCTTCTCAATTCCATCCAGAGTTTATCTCGCGCCCGACCCGTCCGCAGCCTTTATTCCGTGAGTTTATCGGAGCTGCTCTGCAAATGAAAAACTAA
- the rpoE gene encoding DNA-directed RNA polymerase subunit delta translates to MSLVKSYSKEEIVEMAMVEIAFEILKEEKQTVPFYELVQRIKNMKGLSDAAVERRLSHFYTDMNIDGRFVSLGDNKWGLKAWYPIESSEEELGNTNKPTKRKKVVAEDEDFDEFEEDFDDEDFDALEVEDEFAKASSSDDDDDEEDEEELDEDFDEFEDSEEELDEDIEDEEDEAAEEELYEVENEDKEDK, encoded by the coding sequence TTGAGTTTAGTCAAATCTTATTCAAAAGAAGAGATCGTGGAAATGGCCATGGTTGAGATCGCTTTTGAAATATTAAAAGAAGAAAAACAAACAGTTCCTTTTTATGAGCTAGTTCAGCGTATTAAAAATATGAAGGGATTATCTGATGCTGCAGTAGAACGCCGTCTATCACATTTTTATACAGACATGAACATCGACGGCCGTTTTGTTTCTCTCGGTGACAACAAGTGGGGTCTTAAAGCTTGGTATCCGATTGAGAGCAGCGAAGAAGAGCTTGGGAACACGAACAAGCCAACGAAACGCAAAAAGGTTGTCGCTGAAGATGAAGATTTCGACGAGTTCGAAGAAGACTTTGATGATGAAGACTTCGATGCTCTCGAAGTTGAAGATGAGTTTGCGAAAGCGAGCAGCAGTGACGACGACGATGACGAAGAGGACGAAGAGGAATTGGACGAGGACTTCGACGAATTTGAGGACAGCGAAGAAGAGCTGGATGAAGATATCGAAGACGAAGAAGACGAGGCCGCTGAAGAGGAATTATACGAGGTAGAAAACGAAGATAAAGAAGACAAGTAA
- the icmF gene encoding fused isobutyryl-CoA mutase/GTPase IcmF, whose amino-acid sequence MSNREMYQPKNHIRFVTASSLFDGHDASINIMRRILQSSGAEVIHLGHNRSVDEVVSAAIQEDAQGIAISSYQGGHVEYFKYMIDLLKERGASHIKVFGGGGGVIIPPEIKELHSYGVTRLFSPEDGRINGLQGMINFMLQECDFQTVTELTDELEKLPEKESRAVARLITVAENGEFAPKETAATAEQVLQQVKSSQQNVPVLGITGTGGAGKSSLTDELVRRYVNEFEDKTVAILSIDPTKQKTGGALLGDRIRMNSIYNPRVYMRSLATRGSRSELSAAIRDALSVVKAAGYDLVIVETSGIGQGDAGIVDISDVSMYVMTSEFGAPSQLEKIDMIDYADLIAINKYERKGSEDALRDVRKQYQRSRQWFEKELDDMPVYGTIASQFNDEGTNTLFRALIHTLNDKCSLGWQLKPLAEETVAKKNVIIPGERGQYLNDLVYTMRDYYKTMNEQVKYARKSYQLKGSIETIQEINANGEVVSTLEKARDLVEEKLLPYSKKTLDNWPKMKEQYSGMEFVTKIRDKEIVTELTTKSLSGLNIPKVSLPKFEDWGEILKWVMKENVPGAFPYTAGVFPFKRKGEDPKRQFAGEGTPERTNRRFHYLSKDDDAKRLSTAFDSVTLYGEDPDYRPDIYGKVGESGVSICTLEDMKKLYDGFDLIAPSTSVSMTINGPAPIILAMFMNTAIDQQLQRFEQENGRRPNEGEYKEIAAKTLASVRGTVQADILKEDQGQNTCIFSTEFALRMMGDIQQYFIDHNVRNYYSVSISGYHIAEAGANPITQLAFTLANGFTYVEYYLSRGMNIDDFAPNLSFFFSNGLDPEYAVIGRVARRIWATVMKNKYGANERSQKLKYHVQTSGRSLHAQEIDFNDIRTTLQALMALYDNCNSLHTNSYDEAITTPTEESVRRAMAIQLIITKEMGLARNENSLQGSFIIEELTDLVEEAVLQEFERLNARGGVLGSMETQYQRGKIQEESMYYEMKKHNGELPIIGVNTYLNPNPPKDEEFNMQLARATKEEKEQQIASLNDFKNRHVEQSVQALRKLQETALNGGNIFEELMKTVRVASLGQITSALYEVGGKYRRNM is encoded by the coding sequence ATGAGTAATCGGGAAATGTATCAGCCGAAGAACCATATCCGTTTTGTAACCGCTTCCAGTCTGTTTGACGGACATGATGCGTCTATTAACATTATGAGGCGTATTTTGCAGTCAAGCGGCGCTGAGGTCATCCATCTTGGGCATAACCGTTCAGTAGACGAAGTTGTGAGTGCAGCCATCCAGGAAGATGCTCAAGGGATCGCTATATCTTCCTATCAAGGCGGCCATGTGGAATACTTCAAGTACATGATCGACTTGTTAAAGGAACGTGGAGCGAGCCATATTAAAGTATTTGGCGGAGGCGGAGGCGTTATTATTCCGCCGGAAATAAAAGAACTGCACAGCTACGGCGTAACCCGCCTCTTCTCTCCTGAAGACGGCAGGATCAACGGACTGCAGGGTATGATCAATTTTATGCTGCAGGAGTGCGATTTTCAGACCGTTACAGAACTGACAGACGAACTTGAGAAGCTTCCTGAAAAGGAAAGCCGTGCGGTCGCCCGCCTGATCACTGTAGCCGAGAACGGGGAGTTCGCTCCAAAGGAAACGGCAGCCACTGCTGAGCAGGTGCTTCAACAGGTGAAAAGCTCGCAGCAAAACGTGCCTGTACTGGGTATTACGGGAACGGGCGGAGCAGGGAAAAGCTCCTTAACCGATGAGCTTGTGCGCCGTTACGTGAATGAATTTGAAGATAAGACGGTAGCCATCCTTTCCATCGACCCTACAAAGCAAAAAACAGGCGGAGCCTTGCTTGGCGACCGCATCCGTATGAATTCCATTTACAATCCTCGCGTATACATGCGCAGTCTCGCAACACGCGGTTCACGGTCAGAGCTTTCTGCGGCTATTCGTGATGCTCTTTCAGTTGTAAAGGCAGCAGGATATGATCTGGTTATCGTCGAGACGAGCGGGATCGGCCAGGGAGATGCTGGAATTGTAGATATTTCTGATGTCTCCATGTATGTCATGACGAGTGAGTTTGGCGCACCTTCACAGCTGGAGAAGATTGACATGATCGACTATGCCGATCTTATCGCGATCAATAAATACGAGCGTAAAGGTTCAGAAGATGCTCTAAGGGACGTAAGGAAGCAATATCAGCGCTCACGCCAATGGTTTGAAAAAGAATTGGATGATATGCCCGTATATGGAACCATTGCGAGCCAGTTCAATGACGAAGGAACGAATACCCTGTTCCGCGCATTGATCCATACCTTGAATGATAAATGTTCATTAGGCTGGCAGCTCAAGCCTCTGGCTGAAGAAACCGTTGCAAAAAAGAATGTGATCATCCCGGGTGAGCGAGGCCAGTATTTGAATGACCTTGTCTATACAATGAGAGATTACTACAAGACCATGAATGAGCAAGTGAAGTACGCAAGAAAAAGCTATCAGCTTAAAGGTTCGATCGAAACCATCCAAGAGATCAACGCCAATGGTGAAGTTGTTTCCACCTTGGAAAAAGCAAGAGATCTAGTAGAGGAGAAGCTTCTTCCGTACTCCAAGAAAACACTCGACAACTGGCCGAAGATGAAAGAGCAGTACAGCGGCATGGAGTTTGTGACAAAAATCAGAGACAAAGAGATTGTCACAGAGCTTACAACCAAAAGTCTTTCAGGTTTAAACATTCCCAAAGTGTCACTTCCGAAGTTTGAAGACTGGGGAGAGATCTTAAAATGGGTGATGAAGGAAAATGTGCCGGGCGCCTTCCCTTATACGGCGGGAGTTTTCCCGTTTAAGCGAAAGGGTGAAGATCCGAAGCGCCAGTTTGCCGGAGAAGGAACGCCTGAACGTACGAACCGCCGCTTCCACTATCTTTCAAAAGACGATGATGCCAAGCGCTTAAGCACAGCCTTTGACTCCGTTACCCTGTACGGCGAGGATCCTGATTATCGTCCGGACATTTATGGAAAAGTCGGGGAAAGCGGTGTCAGCATCTGTACGCTGGAAGATATGAAAAAGCTTTATGACGGCTTCGACCTGATTGCGCCAAGCACCTCTGTTTCAATGACGATTAACGGTCCAGCCCCAATCATTCTCGCCATGTTCATGAACACAGCGATTGATCAGCAGCTTCAACGATTTGAGCAGGAAAATGGCCGCCGTCCGAATGAAGGCGAGTACAAGGAGATTGCCGCCAAGACACTGGCTAGTGTACGAGGAACGGTTCAGGCAGACATATTGAAGGAAGATCAAGGGCAGAATACATGTATCTTCTCGACTGAATTCGCTCTTCGCATGATGGGCGACATCCAGCAATATTTTATCGACCACAATGTGCGTAACTATTACTCTGTTTCGATCTCCGGCTATCACATTGCAGAAGCCGGCGCTAATCCGATCACACAGCTGGCGTTTACGTTGGCGAATGGGTTCACCTATGTGGAATATTACTTAAGCCGAGGTATGAACATTGACGATTTCGCACCAAATCTATCGTTCTTCTTCAGTAACGGTTTAGATCCGGAATACGCGGTGATCGGCCGGGTCGCACGAAGAATCTGGGCAACAGTAATGAAAAATAAATATGGTGCAAATGAGCGAAGCCAGAAGCTGAAGTATCATGTTCAAACGTCTGGAAGATCGCTTCATGCGCAGGAGATCGATTTTAACGACATCCGTACTACCCTGCAAGCGTTGATGGCACTTTATGATAACTGTAATTCTTTGCATACCAATTCCTATGATGAAGCAATCACGACACCGACAGAGGAATCTGTTCGCCGAGCGATGGCCATCCAGCTTATTATTACGAAGGAAATGGGTCTCGCCCGCAATGAAAATTCACTTCAAGGATCCTTTATTATTGAGGAGCTGACTGACCTTGTAGAAGAAGCAGTCCTTCAGGAATTTGAAAGGCTGAATGCAAGGGGCGGTGTCTTAGGCTCGATGGAAACACAGTATCAGCGAGGAAAGATACAGGAAGAGTCCATGTATTATGAGATGAAAAAGCATAATGGAGAGCTGCCGATCATCGGTGTCAATACGTACCTGAATCCCAACCCTCCAAAAGATGAAGAATTTAACATGCAGCTGGCACGGGCAACGAAGGAAGAGAAGGAACAGCAGATCGCCAGCCTCAATGATTTCAAAAACAGGCATGTTGAACAATCGGTTCAAGCACTGCGCAAACTTCAGGAAACAGCCTTGAACGGCGGGAACATTTTTGAAGAACTGATGAAGACCGTCAGAGTAGCAAGCCTTGGGCAAATCACATCTGCTTTATATGAAGTGGGCGGCAAATACCGCAGGAATATGTAA